A genomic stretch from Aedes albopictus strain Foshan chromosome 2, AalbF5, whole genome shotgun sequence includes:
- the LOC134287583 gene encoding uncharacterized protein LOC134287583 translates to MGDGDTMDIGRSEQAQLQHSASMAGQDLHQRQVDHWQHSPVLRSVYQNQYAPFPSVPVEIRSQQQHKCINQPSHQTPAGVNECPIDSLSYDEQPAVQATPTPSSSGRFPLDREQYLDEQFRQMREASDKYFDSMNRLMELQYQAYVERMKTFNQQTQLMFSLCWAARALQPAYESPESSPISTQQQETQHQAPFPNDADSTAAVINEEQPRQPRVDQLFVPVSTFHRDEQQQQKQAIKNPIVVPAPHDDSSDEVFEHAQQNECAAEVFKSSVVGSLREEIIISDKRLPMCGKCTVSSLFRQSDPKFVQYFLDRHGHRMDLARGRASVFSDVFEWMINQREIRIKLRSSVHQCLLT, encoded by the coding sequence ATGGGCGACGGTGACACGATGGACATCGGGCGGAGTGAGCAAGCACAGCTCCAGCATTCGGCTTCAATGGCTGGACAGGATCTGCACCAGCGTCAGGTGGATCACTGGCAACACTCGCCGGTTCTGAGGTCAGTATACCAGAACCAATATGCTCCATTCCCATCAGTGCCCGTGGAAATCCGTTCTCAGCAGCAACACAAGTGCATCAATCAACCCTCGCATCAAACCCCAGCTGGAGTCAATGAATGCCCCATTGACTCGCTATCATATGATGAGCAGCCAGCGGTGCAAGCAACACCGACGCCATCATCGTCAGGTCGGTTTCCACTCGATCGAGAGCAGTACCTCGATGAGCAGTTTCGGCAGATGCGAGAAGCCAGCGATAAATACTTTGATAGTATGAATCGGCTGATGGAGCTCCAATATCAAGCGTATGTGGAGCGGATGAAAACATTCAACCAGCAGACTCAGTTGATGTTTTCTCTATGTTGGGCTGCTCGAGCACTGCAGCCAGCATACGAGTCACCAGAGTCTTCCCCGATCAGCACACAACAGCAGGAAACACAACACCAAGCACCGTTTCCAAATGATGCCGACTCTACGGCGGCGGTAATAAATGAAGAGCAACCGCGGCAGCCACGAGTGGATCAGCTGTTTGTTCCCGTGTCGACGTTTCATCGTGACGAACAACAGCAGCAGAAGCAAGCAATTAAAAACCCTATTGTCGTACCTGCACCACACGACGACAGTAGTGATGAGGTTTTCGAACATGCTCAGCAGAACGAGTGTGCGGCAGAGGTGTTCAAGTCGTCCGTTGTTGGATCACTTCGAGAAGAAATAATTATCTCCGATAAGCGACTACCGATGTGCGGGAAATGTACTGTGTCCAGTCTTTTTCGTCAGTCGGATCCAAAATTCGTGCAATACTTTTTGGATCGACATGGGCATCGGATGGATTTGGCACGTGGACGTGCCTCAGTGTTCAGCGACGTCTTCGAGTGGATGATAAACCAACGTGAAATCAGGATCAAGCTCCGGTCTTCGGTACACCAGTGTCTGTTAACCTGA